The following proteins are encoded in a genomic region of Streptomyces collinus Tu 365:
- a CDS encoding DUF4236 domain-containing protein, whose amino-acid sequence MPLTFRKSFRILPGVRLNINRHSWSLTTGGKHGPRHTHSSTGRRTTSVDLPGPFGWRRTRTARER is encoded by the coding sequence ATGCCGCTCACTTTCCGCAAGAGCTTCCGGATCCTGCCCGGGGTACGGCTGAACATCAACCGGCACTCCTGGTCCCTCACCACCGGCGGCAAACACGGACCGCGACACACCCACAGCAGTACCGGACGTCGTACGACATCGGTTGATTTGCCCGGACCTTTCGGATGGCGTCGCACCCGTACGGCCAGGGAGCGTTGA